In the Caballeronia sp. LZ062 genome, one interval contains:
- a CDS encoding NADH-quinone oxidoreductase subunit M, producing the protein MHSFPILSVAIWLPIVFGVLVLAVGSDRNPAPARWVALIGSVLGLIVTLPLITGFDTSSAALQFVEQANWIERFNITYHLGVDGISMWFVVLTALITVIVVIAGWEVITERVSQYMAAFLILSGIMIGVFSTADGLLFYVFFEATLIPMYIIIGVWGGPNRVYAAFKFFLYTLAGSLLMLIALLYLYTQTHTFDLATWQAAKIGMTPQVLLFIAFFLAFAVKVPMWPVHTWLPDAHVEAPTGGSVVLAAIMLKLGAYGFLRFSLPIAPDASHFLAPVVITLSLIAVIYIGLVAMVQADMKKLVAYSSIAHMGFVTLGFFIFSQLGVEGAIIQMISHGFVSGAMFLSIGVLYDRVHSRQIADYGGVVNTMPKFAAFSMLFAMANCGLPGTSGFVGEFMVILAAVKFNFWIGFLATFTLILGAAYTLWMYKRVYFGAVANDHVAKLADINKREMFMLVVLALFTLYMGLHPKPFTDVMHESVANLLSHVAQSKLPLAQ; encoded by the coding sequence CGGCGTCCTGGTCCTGGCTGTAGGTTCTGACCGTAACCCGGCGCCCGCGCGCTGGGTCGCGCTGATCGGCTCGGTTCTCGGTCTGATCGTGACCCTTCCGCTGATCACCGGCTTCGATACGTCGAGCGCCGCGCTGCAATTCGTCGAACAGGCGAACTGGATCGAGCGGTTCAACATCACGTATCACCTGGGTGTCGACGGCATCTCGATGTGGTTCGTCGTGCTGACCGCGCTCATCACCGTGATCGTCGTGATCGCCGGATGGGAAGTCATCACGGAGCGCGTCTCGCAGTACATGGCCGCGTTCCTGATCCTCTCGGGCATCATGATCGGCGTGTTCTCCACGGCCGACGGCCTGCTGTTCTACGTGTTCTTCGAAGCCACGCTCATTCCGATGTACATCATCATCGGCGTGTGGGGCGGCCCGAACCGCGTGTATGCCGCGTTCAAGTTTTTCCTGTACACGCTGGCCGGTTCGCTTCTGATGCTGATCGCGCTGCTGTACCTGTACACGCAGACGCACACGTTCGATCTCGCGACGTGGCAAGCCGCGAAGATCGGCATGACGCCGCAGGTGCTGCTTTTCATCGCGTTCTTCCTGGCGTTTGCCGTCAAGGTGCCGATGTGGCCGGTTCACACTTGGCTGCCTGATGCGCACGTGGAAGCGCCGACGGGCGGTTCCGTCGTGCTGGCGGCGATCATGCTGAAGCTCGGCGCGTACGGTTTCCTGCGCTTCTCGCTGCCGATCGCGCCGGACGCGAGCCACTTCCTGGCTCCGGTCGTCATCACGCTGTCGCTGATCGCGGTGATCTACATCGGCCTCGTCGCGATGGTGCAGGCTGACATGAAGAAGCTCGTCGCGTATTCGTCGATCGCGCACATGGGCTTCGTCACGCTCGGCTTCTTCATCTTCAGCCAGCTTGGCGTAGAAGGCGCGATCATCCAGATGATCTCGCACGGCTTCGTTTCGGGCGCGATGTTCCTGTCCATCGGCGTGCTGTACGACCGCGTGCATTCGCGTCAGATCGCGGATTACGGCGGCGTCGTGAACACCATGCCGAAATTCGCCGCGTTCTCCATGCTCTTCGCCATGGCCAACTGCGGTCTGCCGGGCACTTCCGGCTTCGTCGGCGAGTTCATGGTGATTCTGGCTGCGGTGAAGTTCAACTTCTGGATCGGCTTCCTCGCCACGTTCACGCTCATTCTCGGCGCGGCCTACACGCTGTGGATGTACAAGCGCGTGTACTTTGGCGCGGTCGCGAACGATCACGTGGCGAAGCTCGCGGACATCAACAAGCGTGAGATGTTCATGCTCGTCGTGCTCGCGCTGTTCACGCTCTACATGGGCCTGCATCCGAAGCCCTTCACCGACGTGATGCACGAGTCGGTGGCAAACCTGCTCTCCCACGTCGCGCAGTCCAAGCTGCCGCTGGCTCAGTAA
- the nuoN gene encoding NADH-quinone oxidoreductase subunit NuoN, producing MQNAPMSVLLPDGILMAAVVVAWLNDTMFGPSSRRTTYAIALVSTIVVGVWFAFSALDPTPHYFFARMYVVDPFASAMKAVVTLGYAVSIIYSRKYLEDRDLFRGDFFLLGLFSLLGQCVMISGNNFLTLYLGLELMSLSLYAVIALRKDAPQSNESAMKYYVLGALASGFLLYGISMLYGATGSLELNEVLKAVASGRINDAVLLFGVIFVVAGVAFKMGAVPFHMWVPDVYQGAPTAMTLLTGGGPKVAAFAWGLRFLVMGLLPFAVDWQEMLVILAALSLIVGNITGIVQKNIKRMLAYSAISNMGFVLLGLLAGVVDGKVTGAAGAYSSAMFYSIIYLVTTLGTFGVVMLLARRDFEAEQIDDFKGLNQRSPVFAFVMMIMMFSLAGIPPTVGFYAKLAVLEATMNAGLTWLAVLAVLTSLVGAFYYLRIVKLMYFDAPQDASPIVADGLNRSLLAFNGLAVLVLGLVPGPLMSACLQAITHTLPL from the coding sequence ATGCAAAACGCCCCTATGAGTGTCCTGTTGCCCGACGGCATCCTGATGGCCGCCGTCGTCGTGGCCTGGTTGAACGACACGATGTTCGGTCCGTCGAGCCGTCGCACCACCTACGCGATCGCGCTGGTCTCGACGATCGTCGTCGGCGTGTGGTTCGCGTTCTCGGCGCTCGACCCGACGCCGCATTACTTCTTTGCGCGCATGTATGTCGTCGATCCGTTCGCGAGCGCGATGAAAGCAGTCGTGACGCTCGGCTATGCGGTGTCGATCATCTATTCGCGCAAGTATCTGGAAGACCGCGACCTGTTCCGCGGCGATTTCTTCCTGCTCGGCCTGTTCTCGCTGCTCGGCCAGTGCGTGATGATTTCGGGTAACAACTTCCTCACGCTGTATCTCGGCCTCGAACTGATGTCGCTGTCGCTGTATGCGGTCATCGCGCTGCGCAAGGACGCGCCGCAGTCGAACGAATCGGCGATGAAGTACTACGTGCTCGGTGCGCTCGCATCCGGCTTCCTGCTCTACGGCATTTCGATGCTGTACGGCGCGACCGGCTCGCTGGAACTGAACGAAGTGCTGAAGGCCGTGGCGTCGGGTCGCATCAACGACGCAGTGCTGCTCTTCGGCGTGATCTTCGTCGTCGCGGGCGTGGCGTTCAAGATGGGCGCGGTGCCGTTCCACATGTGGGTGCCGGACGTCTACCAAGGCGCGCCGACGGCCATGACGCTGCTTACCGGCGGCGGCCCGAAGGTCGCGGCGTTCGCATGGGGCCTGCGCTTCCTGGTGATGGGGCTGCTGCCGTTCGCAGTGGACTGGCAAGAGATGCTGGTGATCCTCGCGGCGCTGTCGCTGATCGTCGGCAACATCACGGGTATCGTGCAGAAGAACATCAAGCGGATGCTGGCGTACTCGGCCATCTCGAACATGGGCTTCGTGCTGCTGGGTCTGCTCGCCGGCGTGGTCGATGGCAAGGTGACGGGCGCGGCGGGCGCGTACAGCTCGGCGATGTTCTACAGCATCATCTATCTCGTGACGACGCTCGGGACGTTCGGCGTCGTGATGCTGCTCGCGCGCCGCGACTTTGAAGCCGAGCAGATCGACGACTTCAAGGGCCTCAACCAGCGCAGCCCGGTTTTCGCGTTCGTCATGATGATCATGATGTTCTCGCTCGCCGGTATCCCGCCGACGGTCGGCTTCTACGCGAAGCTCGCCGTGCTCGAAGCGACGATGAACGCCGGCCTGACGTGGCTCGCCGTGCTGGCCGTGCTGACGTCGCTCGTGGGCGCGTTCTACTACCTGCGCATCGTGAAGCTGATGTACTTTGACGCGCCGCAAGACGCATCGCCGATCGTGGCGGACGGCCTCAATCGTTCGCTGCTGGCGTTCAACGGCCTGGCCGTGCTGGTACTGGGTCTGGTTCCGGGTCCGCTGATGTCGGCGTGCCTGCAAGCGATCACGCATACGCTGCCGCTGTAA
- a CDS encoding DUF2818 family protein, with the protein MSAAGWFIVLLALLGANVPFLNQRLFAVVPLPLPAPTRHQAAKKSAWIRIGELIVLYFVVGALGFMLEARAGNRFDQGWQFYAITFSLFVVLAFPGFTYQYLVKRR; encoded by the coding sequence ATGTCGGCTGCTGGCTGGTTTATCGTGCTGTTGGCGCTCCTTGGCGCCAACGTCCCGTTCCTGAACCAGCGCCTTTTCGCCGTAGTGCCGTTGCCGCTTCCCGCGCCGACGCGCCATCAGGCGGCGAAGAAGAGCGCGTGGATCAGGATCGGCGAGTTGATCGTTCTCTACTTCGTGGTCGGCGCGCTCGGCTTCATGCTCGAAGCGCGCGCCGGCAACCGTTTCGATCAGGGATGGCAGTTCTACGCCATCACCTTCAGTCTGTTTGTGGTGCTCGCGTTTCCGGGCTTCACCTATCAATATCTCGTCAAACGCCGCTGA
- a CDS encoding NUDIX hydrolase, whose amino-acid sequence MADQTTVSDSDDGLIEKKVESVTLHEGKFLTLKRDTVALPDGKHATREFVEHPGAVMILPVFDDGRVLLERQFRYPVGRVLLEFPAGKLDPNEDELACAKRELQEETGYTAREWTFLTRIHPVISYSTEFIDLYLASGLTAGDAKLDEGEFLETFIADEAQLMAWVKDGTISDVKTIIGAFWLEKLRSGEWQAGKAATA is encoded by the coding sequence ATGGCAGACCAGACCACCGTTTCAGATAGCGACGACGGCCTCATCGAAAAGAAGGTCGAAAGCGTCACGCTGCATGAAGGCAAGTTCCTCACGCTCAAGCGCGATACCGTTGCGCTGCCCGATGGCAAGCACGCCACGCGCGAGTTCGTGGAGCATCCCGGCGCGGTGATGATCCTGCCAGTGTTCGACGATGGCCGTGTGCTGCTCGAGCGGCAGTTCCGCTATCCGGTCGGGCGCGTGCTGCTCGAATTTCCGGCGGGCAAGCTCGATCCGAACGAGGACGAACTGGCGTGCGCAAAGCGCGAGTTGCAGGAAGAAACCGGCTACACCGCGCGCGAATGGACTTTTCTGACGCGCATTCACCCTGTCATCTCGTACTCGACGGAATTCATCGACCTCTATCTGGCAAGCGGTTTGACGGCCGGCGACGCGAAGCTCGACGAAGGCGAGTTCCTCGAAACGTTCATTGCGGACGAAGCGCAGCTGATGGCGTGGGTCAAGGACGGCACGATCAGCGACGTCAAGACGATCATCGGCGCATTCTGGCTCGAGAAGCTCCGTTCTGGCGAATGGCAGGCGGGCAAGGCGGCGACTGCGTAA
- a CDS encoding DUF1178 family protein has protein sequence MKVLDLKCSHEHRFEGWFASTEEFESQLARKLVACPVCSATDVSRMPSAPRLNLSSARADAAVQARAPKASPDAAAVQARALQFMRELIEKTENVGERFAEEARRIHYNEAPARNIRGVTTPEDAHALLEEGIEVMPLPVPAALKEPLQ, from the coding sequence ATGAAGGTCCTCGATTTAAAGTGCTCGCACGAACATCGCTTTGAAGGCTGGTTTGCTTCGACCGAAGAGTTCGAGTCGCAACTGGCTCGCAAGCTGGTCGCTTGCCCGGTTTGCTCGGCGACGGATGTGAGTCGCATGCCATCGGCACCGCGCCTCAATTTGTCGTCGGCGCGCGCGGACGCGGCGGTGCAGGCCCGAGCGCCGAAAGCATCGCCCGATGCGGCCGCCGTTCAGGCACGCGCACTCCAGTTCATGCGAGAGCTGATCGAGAAGACGGAGAACGTGGGCGAACGTTTCGCCGAAGAGGCGCGGCGCATCCACTACAACGAAGCGCCGGCGCGCAACATTCGTGGCGTCACGACGCCCGAGGACGCGCACGCTTTGCTGGAAGAAGGCATCGAGGTGATGCCGCTGCCCGTACCCGCCGCGCTCAAGGAGCCGCTGCAGTAA
- a CDS encoding MaoC family dehydratase — MPKHSNYRPASSGKAARGASRLALPNRSGYHSRSSDTRKKGCLMTYSFEDFQVGSAVTLSAHTFSREEIIEFASRYDPQPFHLSDEAGRASHFGGLVASGWNTCSAMMGILVRDMLADSTSMGSPGLDNIRWLKPVRVGDSVRLTVRVLDKRVSKSKPDRGIVSTRWEAHNQDGELVLTVDSAALFGLREPGAI; from the coding sequence ATCCCGAAGCATTCGAACTACCGACCCGCGTCGAGCGGCAAAGCGGCTCGGGGGGCGTCGCGCCTTGCATTACCCAATCGCTCCGGATACCACTCTCGATCGTCTGACACTCGAAAAAAGGGCTGCCTCATGACCTACAGCTTTGAGGATTTCCAAGTCGGATCAGCGGTGACACTCAGCGCGCATACCTTCAGCCGCGAAGAAATCATCGAATTCGCAAGCCGCTATGATCCGCAGCCGTTCCATCTCTCCGACGAAGCGGGCAGGGCGTCGCATTTCGGCGGGCTTGTTGCAAGCGGATGGAACACCTGCTCGGCGATGATGGGCATTCTCGTGCGCGACATGCTCGCCGATTCAACGTCCATGGGCTCGCCCGGCCTCGACAATATCCGCTGGCTGAAGCCCGTGCGCGTCGGCGATTCGGTGCGGCTCACCGTGCGCGTGCTGGACAAGCGCGTGTCGAAGAGCAAGCCGGACCGCGGCATCGTCTCGACACGCTGGGAAGCGCACAATCAGGACGGCGAACTGGTCTTGACCGTGGATTCCGCCGCGCTCTTTGGCTTGCGCGAACCCGGCGCGATTTAG
- a CDS encoding glutathione binding-like protein, with amino-acid sequence MIDVYSWPTPNGHKIHIMLEETGLEYRAHPVDIGAGDQFKPDFLAISPNNKIPAIIDNDGPEGKPFALFESGAILVYLAEKTGKFLPADAIGRYTTIQWLMFQMGGVGPMLGQTHHFRNYAPEKIDYAINRYTNEARRLYGVMDKQLGVTQYLAGNEYTIADIATFPWTRSWENQGIVLDEFPNVRRWFDAIAARPAVERGVQVLARERKPFTDKEKEVLFGATQYAKR; translated from the coding sequence ATGATCGACGTGTATAGCTGGCCGACGCCCAACGGGCACAAGATCCACATCATGCTGGAGGAGACGGGGCTCGAGTACCGGGCTCATCCCGTCGATATCGGCGCGGGCGACCAGTTCAAACCCGACTTCCTCGCGATCAGCCCGAACAACAAGATTCCGGCGATCATCGACAACGACGGCCCGGAAGGCAAGCCGTTCGCGCTTTTCGAATCGGGCGCCATCCTCGTCTATCTCGCCGAGAAGACCGGCAAGTTTCTGCCGGCGGATGCCATCGGCCGCTACACGACCATTCAATGGCTGATGTTCCAGATGGGCGGCGTCGGACCGATGCTCGGACAGACGCACCACTTTCGCAACTACGCGCCCGAGAAAATCGACTACGCGATCAACCGCTACACGAACGAAGCGCGCCGGCTCTACGGCGTGATGGACAAGCAGCTCGGCGTCACGCAATACCTCGCGGGAAACGAGTACACGATTGCGGACATCGCGACGTTCCCGTGGACGCGTTCGTGGGAGAACCAGGGCATCGTCCTCGACGAATTTCCGAACGTCCGGCGCTGGTTCGATGCAATTGCGGCGCGACCGGCCGTCGAGCGCGGCGTGCAGGTACTGGCGCGCGAACGCAAGCCCTTCACCGACAAGGAGAAGGAAGTGCTGTTCGGCGCGACGCAGTACGCAAAGCGCTAA
- a CDS encoding acyl-CoA dehydrogenase family protein, whose protein sequence is MNFEYTPKVEALRARLHAFFDAHIYPNETAFRDEIAANRAAGNAWLPTRLIEDLKEKARGEGLWNLFLPASGRGAGLTNLEYAPLCEIMGRVPWAPEVFNCSAPDTGNMETIERYGTDAQKAQWLEPLLRGEIRSAFLMTEPEVASSDATNIRCSITRDGDHYVIDGHKWWSSGAGDPRCKVFIVMGKTDPDAPKHAQQSMILVPANAPGITVHRPLNVFGYDDAPHGHMDITLGKVRVPADSILLGQGRGFEIAQGRLGPGRIHHCMRLIGLAERALELMTKRTLSRVAFGKPIAQHGVTQERIAEARIMIEQARLLTLKAAYMMDTVGNKGARGEIAMIKVVAPNVACQVIDWAIQAHGAAGICDDFPLAYAYASARTLRLADGPDEVHRHAIAKLELAKYMEPRD, encoded by the coding sequence ATGAACTTCGAGTACACGCCGAAAGTCGAGGCGCTGCGCGCGCGCCTGCACGCCTTCTTCGACGCGCATATCTATCCGAACGAGACGGCATTCCGCGACGAGATCGCGGCGAATCGCGCGGCGGGCAACGCGTGGCTGCCGACGCGCCTCATCGAAGACCTGAAGGAGAAAGCGCGCGGCGAAGGACTGTGGAACTTGTTTCTGCCGGCGTCCGGGCGCGGTGCCGGACTGACGAATCTCGAATACGCGCCGCTGTGCGAGATCATGGGGCGCGTGCCGTGGGCGCCCGAAGTCTTCAACTGCAGCGCGCCCGATACGGGCAACATGGAGACCATCGAACGCTACGGCACGGACGCGCAGAAAGCGCAGTGGCTCGAACCCCTCCTTCGCGGCGAGATCCGCTCCGCGTTCCTGATGACGGAGCCGGAAGTCGCGTCATCGGATGCGACGAATATCCGCTGCAGCATCACGCGCGACGGCGATCACTACGTCATCGACGGCCACAAATGGTGGTCGTCCGGTGCGGGCGATCCGCGCTGCAAGGTGTTCATCGTCATGGGCAAGACCGATCCCGACGCGCCGAAGCACGCGCAGCAGTCGATGATTCTCGTGCCGGCGAATGCGCCGGGCATCACCGTGCATCGCCCGCTGAACGTGTTCGGCTACGACGACGCGCCGCACGGTCATATGGACATCACGCTCGGCAAGGTTCGTGTGCCCGCTGACAGCATCCTGCTCGGCCAAGGACGCGGCTTCGAGATCGCGCAGGGGCGGCTCGGGCCGGGACGCATCCATCATTGCATGCGGCTGATCGGGCTCGCGGAGCGCGCGCTGGAACTGATGACGAAGCGCACGCTTTCCCGCGTCGCGTTCGGCAAGCCGATTGCGCAGCACGGCGTGACGCAGGAGCGGATCGCCGAGGCGCGCATCATGATCGAGCAGGCGCGGCTGCTCACGCTGAAGGCTGCGTACATGATGGATACCGTCGGCAACAAGGGCGCGCGCGGCGAGATCGCGATGATTAAGGTGGTCGCGCCGAACGTCGCGTGTCAGGTGATCGACTGGGCGATTCAGGCGCACGGCGCGGCGGGTATCTGCGACGATTTTCCGCTCGCATACGCGTATGCCTCGGCGCGCACGCTGAGGCTCGCGGACGGACCCGACGAAGTGCATCGCCATGCCATCGCGAAACTGGAACTGGCGAAATACATGGAACCGCGCGACTGA
- a CDS encoding phosphotransferase yields the protein MADNKTNQHSDFSAFEGTRPIHEGQRFDTDALAAWLASHVDGFAGPLEIEQFAGGQSNPTFKLVTPSRAYVMRAKPGPAAKLLPSAHAIEREYRVMDALAATGVPVARMLALCEDESVIGRAFYLMEFVEGRVLWDPSLPGMTPAERAAIYDETNRVIAALHTVDVEAAGLSSYGKPGNYFERQIGRWSKQYVASQTEKIDAMDRLIDWLPQHVPSSAAAKVGVVHGDFRLDNLIFHPNEPRVLAVLDWELSTLGDPLADFAYHCMAWHVDPSQFRGIAGLDWAALGIPDEAAYVARYCERTGFQIEGDWNFYLAYNMFRIAAILQGIMKRVVDGTAASAQAIDAGRRARPMAELAWQYAQKVGA from the coding sequence ATGGCAGACAACAAGACGAATCAGCACTCCGACTTTTCAGCATTCGAAGGCACGCGCCCCATACACGAAGGCCAGCGCTTCGACACCGATGCGCTCGCGGCGTGGCTCGCATCGCATGTGGATGGCTTCGCGGGCCCGCTCGAAATCGAGCAGTTCGCGGGCGGCCAGTCCAATCCCACGTTCAAGCTGGTCACGCCGTCGCGCGCGTATGTCATGCGCGCGAAGCCCGGCCCCGCCGCCAAGCTCTTGCCGTCGGCGCATGCCATCGAGCGCGAGTATCGCGTGATGGACGCGCTCGCCGCCACCGGCGTGCCGGTCGCGCGAATGCTGGCCTTGTGCGAGGACGAAAGCGTGATCGGCCGCGCGTTTTATCTCATGGAGTTCGTCGAAGGCCGCGTGTTGTGGGATCCGTCGCTGCCCGGCATGACGCCCGCCGAACGCGCCGCGATCTACGACGAAACCAACCGCGTGATCGCGGCGCTGCATACAGTCGATGTCGAAGCGGCCGGACTCAGCAGCTACGGCAAGCCGGGCAACTACTTCGAGCGGCAGATCGGGCGCTGGAGCAAGCAGTACGTCGCATCGCAGACAGAGAAAATCGACGCGATGGACCGCCTGATCGACTGGCTGCCGCAGCATGTGCCGTCGTCGGCGGCGGCGAAAGTCGGTGTCGTGCATGGCGACTTCCGGCTCGACAACCTCATCTTTCATCCGAACGAACCGCGCGTGCTCGCGGTGCTCGACTGGGAGCTCTCGACGCTCGGCGATCCGCTCGCCGATTTCGCGTATCACTGCATGGCGTGGCATGTCGATCCGTCGCAGTTCCGCGGCATCGCCGGGCTCGACTGGGCCGCGCTCGGCATACCGGACGAAGCCGCTTACGTCGCGCGTTATTGCGAGCGCACGGGCTTCCAGATAGAAGGCGACTGGAACTTCTATCTCGCGTACAACATGTTCCGCATCGCCGCCATCCTGCAAGGCATCATGAAGCGCGTCGTGGATGGCACGGCGGCGAGCGCGCAGGCCATCGACGCGGGACGCCGCGCACGGCCCATGGCCGAACTGGCGTGGCAGTACGCGCAAAAAGTCGGCGCGTAA
- a CDS encoding histidine phosphatase family protein: protein MAHYQLPKRRRIFLMRHGDVTYFDDTGRAIDPESVPLNARGREEASAAGREFAAQNVRFDRVIASGLPRTIETAERVLAETGQTAQVEIWPEWQEIRGGRLANLSRNDIERAFLSVFDGVVPEDTQFLGGETIGQLLDRALPAMTRLRADTSWDTVLLVLHGGVNRALLSHAITAGGRAFFGHLSQATGCINALDVGDKPGDWVVHAINHSPPSPLHADVRNTTMELLYAQFVKFKASDMD, encoded by the coding sequence ATGGCTCACTACCAACTGCCGAAGCGGCGGCGCATCTTTCTGATGCGTCACGGCGACGTCACGTATTTCGACGACACCGGCCGCGCCATCGACCCCGAAAGCGTGCCGCTCAACGCGCGTGGCCGCGAGGAAGCGAGCGCGGCGGGTCGCGAGTTCGCCGCGCAGAACGTCCGCTTCGATCGCGTGATTGCGAGCGGGTTGCCGCGCACCATCGAAACGGCAGAGCGCGTGCTCGCGGAAACGGGCCAGACGGCGCAAGTCGAAATCTGGCCGGAATGGCAGGAAATTCGCGGCGGACGGCTCGCGAATCTTTCCAGGAACGATATCGAGCGCGCGTTCCTCTCGGTGTTCGACGGCGTCGTGCCCGAAGACACGCAGTTCCTGGGCGGCGAGACCATCGGCCAGTTGCTCGATCGCGCGCTGCCCGCCATGACGAGGCTGCGCGCAGACACGTCGTGGGACACGGTGCTGCTCGTGCTGCACGGCGGCGTCAACCGCGCGCTGCTCTCGCACGCGATCACGGCGGGCGGCCGCGCATTCTTTGGGCATCTGTCGCAGGCGACGGGCTGCATCAACGCGCTCGATGTCGGCGACAAACCCGGCGATTGGGTCGTCCATGCAATCAATCATTCGCCGCCCTCGCCGCTGCATGCGGACGTGCGAAATACCACGATGGAACTGCTTTACGCGCAATTCGTGAAGTTCAAGGCGAGCGATATGGACTAA
- a CDS encoding oxepin-CoA hydrolase, alternative type — protein MSAELLTHRPAGSDTTLVLKLSNPGARNALHPDMYAAGIEALSTAERDNSVRAIVLTGADNFFCAGGNLNRLLENRAKDPSVQAQSIDLLAEWISALRASTKPVIAAVEGAAAGAGFSLALACDLIVAADDAKFVMSYARVGLTPDGGASWFLSRALPRTLASEVLLEAKPIGAPRLHEVGVVNRLTKKGIALDAAIAWADDLGSVSPKALARIKSLMNSADVQPLAAHLDMERDAFVDALHHGDALEGITAFLEKRQPNYR, from the coding sequence ATGAGCGCCGAACTGCTGACACACCGGCCCGCAGGCAGCGACACCACGCTCGTGCTCAAACTTTCGAATCCGGGCGCGCGCAACGCGCTGCATCCGGACATGTACGCGGCCGGCATCGAAGCGTTGTCGACCGCCGAACGCGACAACTCGGTGCGCGCCATCGTCCTGACCGGCGCCGACAACTTCTTCTGCGCGGGCGGCAACCTGAACCGGCTGCTGGAAAATCGAGCGAAAGACCCGTCGGTGCAGGCGCAAAGCATCGACTTGCTCGCAGAATGGATCAGCGCGCTGCGTGCATCGACCAAACCGGTCATCGCGGCGGTCGAAGGCGCGGCGGCCGGCGCAGGCTTTTCGCTCGCGCTCGCGTGCGATCTGATTGTCGCCGCCGACGACGCCAAGTTCGTCATGTCGTATGCGCGCGTGGGGCTCACGCCGGACGGCGGCGCTTCGTGGTTCCTGTCGCGCGCGTTGCCACGCACGCTCGCAAGCGAGGTGCTGCTCGAAGCGAAACCCATCGGCGCGCCGCGTCTGCACGAAGTCGGCGTCGTGAACCGGCTGACGAAGAAAGGCATCGCGCTGGACGCCGCCATCGCGTGGGCCGACGATCTCGGCAGCGTGTCGCCCAAAGCGCTCGCGCGCATCAAGTCGCTGATGAACTCAGCGGACGTGCAGCCGCTCGCGGCGCATCTGGATATGGAGCGCGACGCTTTCGTGGACGCGCTTCATCACGGCGACGCGCTGGAGGGCATCACCGCGTTCCTCGAAAAGCGCCAGCCGAACTACCGCTGA